The following coding sequences lie in one Lolium perenne isolate Kyuss_39 chromosome 2, Kyuss_2.0, whole genome shotgun sequence genomic window:
- the LOC139835890 gene encoding uncharacterized protein, which translates to MVYIEGTGKGATADAEPSFINMENIVQIDEKWFDMTKKRRTYYLLPEEQDPVRTVQNKNNIGKDTPAKNNSKNRLKGTIELKSVIVTRNVMREYLCEKVIPAIQDQWPLDDVGTIFIQQDNARTHVLPTDASFLQAVAESGLDIKLLQQPPNSPDMNVLDLCFFASIQSLTLFYAPNTLKELIESIKHAYDGYEVNKLVKVFITLQSCMIEVMEIEGEFHYDIPHMGKEKLLKGKKLPTTLTVKGELYQKTLELIAGH; encoded by the exons ATGGTCTACATTGAGGGCACTGGCAAGGGAGCTACAG CTGATGCAGAGCCATCCTTCATCAATATGGAGAACATAGTCCAGATAGATGAAAAGTGgtttgacatgaccaagaaaaggCGAACCTACTACCTCCTTCCAGAAGAACAAGATCCCGTGCGCACAGTTCAAAACAAGAACAATATCGGCAAG GATACACCGGCAAAAAACAACTCGAAGAATAGGCTGAAAGGAACTATTGAACTGAAGTCAGTCATTGTTACTAGAAATGTCATGAGGGAATACCTTTGTGAAAAGGTCATTCCAGCTATTCAAGACCAATGGCCGCTTGACGATGTTGGGACCATCTTCATCCAACAAGACAATGCTCGAACACATGTTCTTCCGACTGATGCTTCTTTCCTACAAGCCGTGGCAGAATCAGGCCTTGATATCAAGTTGCTGCAGCAGCCTCCAAATTCACCGGACATGAACGTCCTTGATCTTTGCTTCTTTGCCTCGATTCAGTCCCTCACGCTTTTCTATGCACCTAACACTCTCAAGGAACTAATAGAGTCCATCAAACATGCCTATGATGGCTATGAAGTGAATAAGCTAGTGAAAGTGTTTATAACCCTACAATCTTGCATGATTGAGGTCATGGAAATTGAAGGAGAATTCCATTACGATATACCGCACATGGGCAAAGAAAAGTTGCTAAAGGGAAAAAAGTTGCCTACGACTCTAACAGTTAAGGGCGAACTTTATCAGAAAACCTTGGAGCTGATAGCTGGCCACTAA